In Streptomyces sp. NBC_00483, a single window of DNA contains:
- a CDS encoding DoxX family protein has protein sequence MAHGMRSDLTTNYGPPSGGRRDAAQRYALVPLRIFLGVTFIYAAFDKLTDSAFFKASGSGSIGDQMRGVRDTSAIPALVDLALKSPSGFGYAIAFGELAVGVGALLGVLTRLAAVGGALISLSLWLTVSWATEPYYLGNDLAYLMAWLPLVLAGAAVWSVDSWWRGRRARSSGY, from the coding sequence ATGGCGCACGGCATGCGATCCGACCTGACCACGAACTACGGCCCACCGTCCGGAGGCCGGCGCGACGCGGCGCAGAGGTACGCGCTCGTGCCGTTGCGCATCTTCCTCGGCGTCACGTTCATCTACGCTGCCTTCGACAAGCTCACCGACAGCGCGTTCTTCAAGGCCAGTGGGAGCGGCTCGATCGGTGACCAGATGCGGGGCGTGCGGGACACGTCCGCGATCCCGGCGCTGGTCGACCTCGCGCTGAAGTCGCCGTCGGGGTTCGGCTACGCGATCGCCTTCGGCGAACTGGCGGTCGGGGTCGGGGCGCTGCTCGGAGTTCTTACGCGGCTCGCGGCGGTCGGTGGGGCGTTGATCTCGCTGAGCCTGTGGTTGACGGTGAGTTGGGCGACGGAGCCGTATTACCTCGGGAACGACTTGGCGTATCTGATGGCGTGGCTGCCTTTGGTTTTGGCGGGGGCGGCGGTGTGGTCGGTGGATTCGTGGTGGCGGGGCCGGAGGGCCAGGTCGTCCGGGTATTGA
- a CDS encoding GMC family oxidoreductase → MTQDGYDYDVVVIGSGFGGSVSALRLAEKGYKVGVLEAGRRFTPDTLPKNSWDLKNYLWAPKLGMYGIQRIHLLGNVMVLAGAGVGGGSLNYANTLYVPPKQFFEDPQWAHITDWQEELKPYYDQGQRMLGVRLNPTMTPADVHLKAAAQSMGIGDTFHLAPVGVFFGDGKDAEGESKAAPGQQVEDPYFGGAGPARKACTECGECMTGCRHGAKNTLNENYLYLAEKAGAVVHPMTSVVSVTDDSRGGYAVSTLPTDDKKAAGRTFTAPKIVVAAGTYGTQTLLHRMKAGGQLPHLSERLGELTRTNSEALVGSQTTNRRYKKAHGAAKVDFTKGVAITSSIHPDANTHIEPVRYGKGSNSMGGLSILQVPYAEGSSRVAGWLANVVKHPSLMVRSLSNRRWSEKTIIGLVMQSLDNSLTTHLKQDGVGKGLLTAKQGHGAPNPKQIKAATEGASAIAAEINGFAGSNVGELIGTPLTAHFLGGCPIGDSAETGVIDPYHRVYGHPGISVVDGAAVTANLGVNPSLTITAQAERALSYWPNKGEEDTRPEIGSAYRRLAPVQPKNPAVPAEAFGALRLPLLAVPEVPPKKEPLQPS, encoded by the coding sequence GTGACGCAGGACGGCTACGACTACGACGTGGTGGTCATAGGCTCCGGCTTCGGCGGATCCGTGTCCGCCCTCCGGCTCGCCGAGAAGGGCTACAAGGTCGGGGTCCTCGAAGCGGGGCGCCGCTTCACCCCGGACACCCTCCCCAAGAACTCCTGGGACCTGAAGAACTACCTCTGGGCGCCGAAGCTCGGCATGTACGGCATCCAGCGCATCCATCTGCTCGGGAACGTCATGGTCCTGGCGGGCGCGGGCGTCGGCGGCGGTTCGCTGAACTACGCCAACACCCTCTACGTACCGCCGAAGCAGTTCTTCGAGGACCCGCAGTGGGCGCACATCACGGACTGGCAGGAGGAGTTGAAGCCGTATTACGACCAGGGGCAGCGCATGCTCGGCGTACGGCTCAACCCGACGATGACCCCCGCCGACGTGCACCTGAAGGCGGCCGCCCAGTCGATGGGCATCGGCGACACCTTCCACCTGGCGCCCGTCGGCGTCTTCTTCGGAGACGGCAAGGACGCCGAGGGCGAGTCGAAGGCCGCCCCCGGCCAGCAGGTCGAGGACCCGTACTTCGGTGGCGCGGGCCCCGCCCGCAAGGCGTGCACCGAGTGCGGCGAGTGCATGACGGGCTGCCGCCACGGCGCGAAGAACACGCTCAACGAGAACTACCTGTACCTCGCCGAGAAGGCGGGCGCGGTCGTCCACCCGATGACCTCGGTCGTCTCGGTGACCGACGACTCGCGCGGCGGCTACGCGGTCTCGACGCTGCCCACGGACGACAAGAAGGCGGCGGGCCGCACCTTCACCGCGCCCAAGATCGTCGTCGCGGCTGGCACGTACGGCACCCAGACCCTGCTGCACCGCATGAAGGCGGGCGGCCAACTGCCGCACCTGTCCGAGCGGTTGGGCGAGCTGACCCGCACCAACTCCGAGGCCCTCGTCGGCTCGCAGACCACCAACCGGCGCTACAAGAAGGCGCACGGCGCCGCCAAGGTCGACTTCACCAAGGGCGTCGCGATCACGTCCTCGATCCACCCGGACGCCAACACGCACATCGAGCCGGTCCGCTACGGCAAGGGCTCGAACTCGATGGGCGGCCTGTCGATCCTCCAGGTCCCGTACGCGGAGGGCTCGTCGCGCGTCGCGGGCTGGCTGGCGAACGTGGTCAAGCACCCCAGCCTGATGGTCCGCTCGCTCTCCAACCGCCGCTGGTCGGAGAAGACCATCATCGGGCTCGTCATGCAGTCCCTCGACAACTCGCTGACCACGCACCTGAAGCAGGACGGCGTCGGCAAGGGCCTGCTCACCGCGAAGCAGGGGCACGGCGCCCCCAACCCCAAGCAGATCAAGGCGGCGACCGAGGGCGCTTCGGCGATCGCGGCGGAGATCAACGGCTTCGCGGGCTCGAACGTCGGCGAGCTGATCGGCACCCCCCTGACCGCCCACTTCCTGGGCGGCTGCCCGATCGGCGACAGCGCGGAGACCGGCGTGATCGACCCGTACCACCGGGTCTACGGCCACCCCGGCATCTCCGTCGTCGACGGCGCCGCGGTCACCGCCAACCTCGGCGTGAACCCGTCCCTGACGATCACGGCGCAGGCCGAGCGGGCCCTGTCGTACTGGCCGAACAAGGGCGAGGAGGACACCCGCCCGGAGATCGGCTCGGCGTACCGGCGGCTCGCGCCCGTCCAGCCGAAGAACCCGGCGGTCCCGGCGGAGGCCTTCGGCGCGCTGAGGCTCCCGCTCCTCGCGGTGCCGGAGGTGCCGCCCAAGAAGGAGCCGCTGCAGCCCAGTTGA
- the guaA gene encoding glutamine-hydrolyzing GMP synthase → MSSATSAAAAPDTVLVVDFGAQYAQLIARRVREARVYSEIVPSTMPVAEMLAKNPAAIILSGGPSSVYAEGAPRLDRAIFEAGVPVFGMCYGFQLMATALGGTVDDNGAREYGRTPLSVSKGDSTLFEGTPVEQPVWMSHGDACSAAPEGFTVTASTDVVPVAAFENDEKKLYGVQYHPEVMHSTHGQQVLEHFLYRGAGIEPSWTTGSVIEEQVAAIRAQVGDKRAVCGLSGGVDSAVAAALVQKAIGDQLTCVYVDHGLMRKGETEQVEKDFVAATGAKLKVVDASERFLNALAGVSDPEEKRKIIGREFIRVFEQAQLEILQEDGPEVAFLVQGTLYPDVVESGGGTGTANIKSHHNVGGLPDDIEFELVEPLRQLFKDEVRSVGAELGLPDEIVQRQPFPGPGLGIRIVGEVTKDRLDLLREADAIAREELTTAGLDREIWQCPVVLLADVRSVGVQGDGRTYGHPIVLRPVSSEDAMTADWTRMPYDVLSKISTRITNEVKDVNRVVLDVTSKPPGTIEWE, encoded by the coding sequence GTGTCATCAGCGACTTCCGCTGCCGCCGCCCCCGACACCGTTCTGGTCGTCGACTTCGGTGCGCAGTACGCCCAGCTCATCGCCCGCCGCGTCCGTGAGGCCCGGGTCTACAGCGAGATCGTGCCGAGCACCATGCCGGTCGCGGAGATGCTCGCCAAGAACCCGGCGGCGATCATCCTCTCCGGCGGCCCCTCGTCGGTCTACGCGGAGGGCGCCCCGCGCCTGGACCGCGCGATCTTCGAGGCCGGCGTCCCCGTCTTCGGCATGTGCTACGGCTTCCAGCTGATGGCCACGGCCCTCGGCGGCACCGTCGACGACAACGGCGCCCGCGAGTACGGCCGCACCCCGCTCTCCGTGTCGAAGGGCGACTCGACGCTCTTCGAGGGCACCCCCGTCGAGCAGCCCGTGTGGATGTCGCACGGCGACGCCTGCTCCGCGGCGCCCGAGGGCTTCACCGTCACCGCGTCCACGGACGTCGTACCGGTCGCCGCCTTCGAGAACGACGAGAAGAAGCTGTACGGGGTCCAGTACCACCCGGAGGTCATGCACTCGACGCACGGCCAGCAGGTGCTCGAGCACTTCCTGTACCGCGGCGCCGGCATCGAGCCGAGCTGGACGACGGGCAGCGTCATCGAGGAGCAGGTCGCCGCGATCCGCGCCCAGGTCGGCGACAAGCGCGCCGTCTGCGGTCTGTCCGGCGGTGTGGACTCCGCGGTCGCCGCGGCCCTCGTGCAGAAGGCCATCGGCGACCAGCTGACCTGTGTGTACGTGGACCACGGTCTGATGCGCAAGGGCGAGACCGAGCAGGTCGAGAAGGACTTCGTCGCCGCGACCGGCGCGAAGCTGAAGGTCGTCGACGCGTCCGAGCGGTTCCTGAACGCGCTCGCCGGGGTCTCCGACCCCGAGGAGAAGCGCAAGATCATCGGCCGGGAGTTCATCCGCGTCTTCGAGCAGGCGCAGCTGGAGATCCTCCAGGAGGACGGCCCGGAGGTCGCGTTCCTGGTCCAGGGCACGCTCTACCCGGACGTCGTCGAGTCCGGTGGCGGCACCGGCACCGCGAACATCAAGTCGCACCACAACGTGGGCGGCCTTCCCGACGACATCGAGTTCGAGCTCGTCGAGCCGCTGCGCCAGCTGTTCAAGGACGAGGTCCGCAGCGTCGGCGCCGAGCTGGGCCTGCCGGACGAGATCGTCCAGCGCCAGCCGTTCCCCGGCCCCGGTCTCGGCATCCGCATCGTCGGCGAGGTCACCAAGGACCGCCTGGACCTGCTCCGCGAGGCCGACGCCATCGCCCGCGAGGAGCTGACCACGGCCGGCCTCGACCGCGAGATCTGGCAGTGCCCGGTGGTCCTGCTCGCGGACGTCCGCAGCGTCGGCGTCCAGGGCGACGGCCGCACGTACGGCCACCCGATCGTCCTGCGTCCCGTCTCCTCCGAGGACGCCATGACGGCGGACTGGACGCGGATGCCGTACGACGTGCTCTCGAAGATCTCGACGCGGATCACGAACGAGGTCAAGGACGTCAACCGGGTCGTGCTCGACGTGACGTCGAAGCCCCCGGGCACCATCGAGTGGGAGTAG
- a CDS encoding PspC domain-containing protein — MTEQPPQDTDTVAPEPPPARSLRGFRRDRRYKTLGGVCAGLGRQCDMDPVIFRIGLSVLSVTGGVGLIFYGFAWLFAPYDDEDENEFRKLLTGRVDGPGLAAIVTALVGCGVFLSMLNNGGALTFAVVLALLLAGAGYWSQARRGADPDPVAAQAVADAPPEAQAPPVARGPSWWRDPIVKDGTHDGATGYLWGPPGADERPAARFGSWRGPVAAGPAAPPQPSGPRGIGALTFLGALIAGAVGTGVTWDERTFSASLQTGLACALAVFGLGIAVSAFRGRTGVGSILLALITAGLLTASAALPANISTEWAERNWNPASATDLRQSYELGSGDGTLDLSGVDLAEHATATTHVEVGAGRATIVLPPDADAELHLEVGVGAIRLPEDVSRDVDIRPGLDRNITIPARGDGAKDAGTLKVHVEVGLGQVEVDRAK, encoded by the coding sequence ATGACGGAGCAGCCTCCTCAGGACACGGACACCGTGGCCCCCGAACCGCCCCCGGCCAGGTCACTGCGCGGATTCCGCAGGGACCGGCGGTACAAGACGCTGGGCGGGGTGTGCGCGGGGCTCGGCCGGCAGTGCGACATGGACCCGGTGATCTTCCGCATCGGCCTGTCGGTGCTCTCGGTGACCGGCGGCGTCGGGCTGATCTTCTACGGCTTCGCGTGGCTGTTCGCGCCGTACGACGACGAGGACGAGAACGAGTTCCGCAAGCTCCTCACGGGGCGGGTGGACGGCCCTGGGCTCGCCGCGATCGTCACCGCGCTCGTCGGCTGCGGGGTGTTCCTCTCCATGCTCAACAACGGAGGCGCGCTGACCTTCGCCGTCGTACTCGCCCTGTTGCTGGCCGGCGCCGGCTACTGGTCGCAGGCGCGGCGCGGCGCCGACCCGGACCCGGTGGCGGCCCAGGCCGTCGCGGACGCGCCGCCGGAGGCGCAGGCGCCGCCGGTCGCGCGCGGGCCTTCGTGGTGGCGCGACCCGATCGTGAAGGACGGTACGCACGACGGCGCCACCGGCTACCTGTGGGGTCCGCCCGGCGCCGATGAACGCCCGGCGGCCCGGTTCGGCTCCTGGCGCGGGCCCGTCGCCGCAGGGCCGGCCGCGCCACCGCAGCCGTCCGGACCGCGTGGCATCGGCGCGCTCACGTTCCTCGGGGCGCTGATCGCCGGCGCCGTCGGCACGGGCGTCACGTGGGACGAGCGCACGTTCAGCGCCAGCCTGCAGACCGGCCTCGCCTGCGCGCTCGCCGTGTTCGGCCTGGGCATCGCGGTGAGCGCCTTCCGCGGCCGCACCGGGGTCGGCTCGATCCTCCTCGCGCTGATCACGGCGGGCCTGCTCACGGCGTCCGCCGCGCTGCCCGCGAACATCAGCACGGAGTGGGCGGAGCGGAACTGGAACCCGGCGAGCGCCACGGACCTGCGCCAGAGCTACGAACTGGGCTCGGGCGACGGCACGCTCGACCTGTCCGGTGTGGACCTCGCCGAGCACGCGACCGCGACCACCCACGTCGAGGTCGGCGCGGGTCGGGCGACGATCGTGCTGCCGCCGGACGCGGACGCGGAACTGCACCTCGAGGTCGGGGTCGGGGCCATCCGGCTCCCCGAGGACGTGTCGCGCGACGTGGACATCCGGCCGGGCCTCGACCGGAACATCACGATTCCGGCGCGGGGCGACGGAGCGAAGGACGCCGGCACCCTCAAGGTGCACGTCGAGGTCGGGCTCGGACAGGTGGAGGTGGACCGTGCGAAGTGA
- a CDS encoding LuxR C-terminal-related transcriptional regulator: MTDEAAQTRRVRVVLVDDHRMFRTGVQAEIGRTEETGVEVVGEAADVDQAITVITATRPEVVLLDVHLPGGGGVEVLRRSAQMMGDAENPVRFLALSVSDAAEDVIGVIRGGARGYVTKTITGTDLVNSIFRVQEGDAVFSPRLAGFVLDAFASTDAPPVDEDLDRLTQREREVLRLIARGYAYKEIAKQLFISVKTVESHVSAVLRKLQLSNRHELTRWATARRLV, translated from the coding sequence ATGACCGACGAGGCAGCTCAGACGCGACGAGTACGAGTGGTCCTGGTCGACGACCACCGGATGTTCCGCACCGGCGTCCAGGCGGAGATCGGCCGCACCGAGGAGACGGGCGTCGAGGTGGTCGGCGAGGCCGCCGACGTCGACCAGGCGATCACGGTGATCACGGCGACAAGGCCCGAGGTGGTGCTCCTCGACGTGCACCTTCCCGGTGGCGGAGGCGTCGAAGTGCTGCGCCGCAGCGCCCAGATGATGGGGGACGCGGAGAACCCGGTGCGCTTCCTGGCGCTGTCGGTCTCGGACGCGGCGGAGGACGTGATCGGCGTGATCCGGGGCGGCGCCCGCGGCTACGTCACGAAGACGATCACCGGCACGGACCTCGTGAACTCCATCTTCCGCGTCCAGGAGGGCGACGCGGTGTTCTCGCCACGCCTCGCCGGTTTCGTCCTCGACGCCTTCGCCTCGACGGACGCGCCGCCGGTGGACGAGGACCTCGACCGCCTCACCCAGCGCGAGCGCGAGGTCCTGCGCCTCATCGCGCGCGGCTACGCGTACAAGGAGATCGCCAAGCAGCTCTTCATCTCCGTCAAGACGGTCGAGTCGCACGTCTCTGCGGTGCTGCGCAAGCTCCAGCTCTCGAACCGGCACGAGCTGACGCGGTGGGCGACGGCGCGACGGTTGGTGTGA
- a CDS encoding ATP-binding protein, whose protein sequence is MPEAATAPLAEDRDPRPPRKLYRSSDGRWLGGVARGLAGHLGLPVIWVRLVFVGLFMADGLGALLYAAFWFFVPLGVGGVGADRPPVLSTETSPDGRRRLVTRKPDKGQILALLLMVVVAMIFVENVNLTGNTKAYLIPTVLVAAGVALVWRQADNARRARWMEVGRRKRTLSLARAASGVLLVGVGVTGVFVTQGATEHIGPILQAALAVIVGIALLAGPYLIRMTQDLSEERLMRIRAQERAEVAAHVHDSVLHTLTLIQRNADSPAEVRRLARAQERDLRAWLYKPAAAENPQEPETVAEAVKRNAAEVEDKHGVPLEVVVVGDTLLDEQLSAQMQAAREAMVNAAKYGGVGGAVQVYAEVEGDVDGEEVFVSVRDRGPGFDLDSIPPDRMGVRESIIGRMERNGGTARLRAVPDGGTEVELTMKRAEGTS, encoded by the coding sequence ATGCCGGAAGCAGCGACCGCCCCCCTCGCCGAGGACCGAGACCCGCGGCCGCCGCGCAAGCTCTACCGCAGCAGCGACGGACGCTGGCTGGGCGGAGTCGCGCGGGGCCTCGCGGGGCATCTCGGGCTGCCGGTGATCTGGGTGCGCCTGGTCTTCGTCGGCCTGTTCATGGCGGACGGGCTCGGGGCGCTGCTGTACGCGGCGTTCTGGTTCTTCGTGCCGCTCGGCGTGGGCGGCGTCGGCGCGGACCGCCCGCCCGTCCTCAGTACGGAGACGTCCCCCGACGGCCGCCGCCGGCTGGTGACGCGCAAGCCGGACAAGGGCCAGATCCTCGCCCTGCTCCTGATGGTCGTCGTAGCGATGATCTTCGTGGAGAACGTGAACCTGACCGGCAACACCAAGGCGTATCTGATCCCCACCGTGCTCGTCGCCGCGGGCGTCGCCCTCGTCTGGCGGCAGGCCGACAACGCGCGCAGGGCCCGCTGGATGGAGGTCGGCCGCCGCAAGCGCACGCTGAGCCTGGCCCGCGCGGCCTCCGGCGTGCTGCTCGTCGGCGTGGGCGTCACCGGCGTCTTCGTCACGCAGGGCGCCACCGAGCACATCGGCCCGATCCTCCAGGCGGCGCTCGCCGTCATCGTGGGCATCGCGCTTCTTGCCGGCCCCTACCTGATCCGGATGACGCAGGACCTCTCCGAGGAACGCCTGATGCGCATCCGCGCGCAGGAGCGGGCGGAGGTCGCGGCCCATGTGCACGACTCGGTCCTGCACACGCTCACCCTGATCCAGCGCAACGCGGACAGCCCGGCCGAGGTGCGCCGCCTCGCCCGCGCCCAGGAACGCGACCTGCGGGCGTGGCTCTACAAACCGGCCGCCGCGGAGAACCCGCAGGAGCCGGAGACCGTGGCGGAGGCGGTGAAGCGCAACGCGGCCGAGGTCGAGGACAAGCACGGGGTCCCGCTGGAGGTCGTGGTGGTGGGCGACACCCTGCTCGACGAGCAGTTGTCGGCACAGATGCAGGCCGCGAGGGAAGCGATGGTGAACGCCGCCAAGTACGGTGGCGTGGGCGGCGCGGTCCAGGTGTACGCGGAGGTCGAGGGCGACGTCGACGGGGAAGAGGTCTTCGTCTCCGTACGTGACCGGGGACCCGGCTTCGACCTCGACTCCATCCCGCCCGACCGCATGGGCGTAAGAGAATCCATCATCGGCCGGATGGAACGCAACGGCGGGACGGCCCGGCTGCGGGCGGTACCGGACGGCGGCACCGAGGTCGAACTGACCATGAAGAGGGCGGAAGGGACGTCATGA
- a CDS encoding peptidase has protein sequence MKLRRALLSAAATAALAPIALLSAPAAFADGAPSDTTSTETASPDPSASESASPSASASPSASAPDIPSTDPTTSKPAPPEAKKAGDEKTEPSDECTAAEDSPGTLAELRGLPSKLVAGSGWHGFTFRVTNMTDQEFVSSRAQVYAFSFAYEDESDTSRYLRLQWFDGSGWRDLDNNVEHDASFPASGPLDRGAHSDVKLRISVDAKTPAGAGAALGLAVSVDPEGVCGDSVPEDAYWDFDILAAGTATGQVPPAGGHTGSPKPSAPATATPSASASNAPSPQASSAPADGSLASTGAGSVLPTFGAAAGLAVVAGGGVMYAVRRRKVSNEA, from the coding sequence ATGAAACTTCGTCGCGCACTGTTGTCCGCGGCCGCGACCGCCGCGCTCGCCCCGATCGCCCTGTTGTCCGCTCCGGCCGCGTTCGCGGACGGAGCGCCTTCGGACACGACGTCCACCGAGACCGCGTCGCCCGATCCGTCAGCGAGCGAGTCCGCGTCGCCGAGCGCCTCTGCGTCGCCCAGTGCGTCCGCTCCGGACATCCCCTCGACCGATCCGACCACGTCAAAGCCCGCGCCGCCGGAGGCGAAGAAGGCGGGCGACGAGAAGACCGAGCCGTCCGACGAGTGCACCGCGGCCGAGGACAGCCCCGGCACCCTCGCCGAGCTGCGCGGGCTCCCGTCGAAGCTCGTCGCCGGTTCCGGGTGGCACGGCTTCACGTTCCGCGTCACGAACATGACCGACCAGGAGTTCGTGTCCTCCCGGGCGCAGGTGTACGCGTTCTCGTTCGCCTACGAGGACGAGTCGGACACGAGCCGGTACCTGCGCCTGCAGTGGTTCGACGGCTCCGGGTGGCGGGACCTCGACAACAACGTCGAGCACGACGCGTCGTTCCCGGCCTCCGGCCCCCTCGACCGCGGTGCGCACTCCGACGTGAAGCTGCGCATCTCGGTCGACGCCAAAACTCCGGCCGGCGCCGGTGCCGCGCTCGGCCTCGCGGTGAGCGTGGACCCCGAGGGCGTCTGTGGCGACAGCGTGCCCGAGGACGCGTACTGGGACTTCGACATCCTCGCCGCCGGTACCGCCACCGGCCAGGTGCCGCCGGCCGGCGGCCACACGGGTTCGCCCAAGCCCTCGGCCCCGGCCACGGCAACCCCGTCGGCCTCCGCGTCCAACGCCCCGTCGCCGCAGGCAAGCAGCGCCCCGGCCGACGGCTCGCTCGCCTCGACCGGTGCCGGCTCCGTGCTGCCGACCTTCGGCGCGGCCGCCGGTCTCGCCGTCGTGGCGGGCGGCGGGGTCATGTACGCCGTGCGTCGCCGCAAAGTGAGCAACGAGGCGTAG
- a CDS encoding pyridoxamine 5'-phosphate oxidase family protein, whose translation MTSNAATWATFTEAEPDLAKTVEDRFGQHIHHVLATLRKDGSPRTSGLEVRFLNGEFWLGMMPGSLKARDLLRDPRFAVQANPGEGMTMGGGDARISGRAQLVEDAATVSRYTDQVTVPDPNDFHLFRTELTEVTRTYVEDDKYLVVQVWTPGEAVRVMKRS comes from the coding sequence ATGACGTCGAATGCGGCCACCTGGGCCACCTTCACCGAAGCCGAACCGGACCTCGCCAAGACCGTCGAGGACCGCTTCGGGCAGCACATCCACCACGTACTGGCCACGCTCCGCAAGGACGGCTCGCCGCGCACCAGCGGCCTCGAAGTCCGTTTCCTGAACGGGGAGTTCTGGCTCGGCATGATGCCCGGCTCGCTCAAGGCCCGCGATCTGCTGCGCGACCCGCGGTTCGCGGTGCAGGCCAATCCGGGCGAGGGCATGACCATGGGCGGCGGCGACGCCCGGATCAGCGGCCGGGCGCAGCTGGTCGAGGACGCCGCGACCGTCTCCCGCTACACCGACCAGGTCACCGTCCCTGACCCGAACGACTTCCACCTGTTCCGCACCGAACTGACCGAGGTCACCAGGACCTACGTCGAGGACGACAAGTACCTGGTGGTGCAGGTCTGGACGCCGGGTGAGGCGGTCCGGGTCATGAAGCGCTCGTGA
- a CDS encoding class II aldolase/adducin family protein: MSTQNLAPIPHDQLKFAMPPVHESYADERRYRKERLAGALRIFGRLGYEEGVSGHITARDPEYDDCYWVNPFGVPFKHVTVGDLVLANGDGQVVDGRFHVNQAAFTTHVAVHRARPEVVAVAHCHSTYGRAVAALGELVEPITQEACAFYEDHALLDEYTGVGVDPEESKRIAVALSSNKALVLRNHGLLTVGDSVDAAAWWFIALERACQVQLAARSAGRPVLIDRRQAVATREQTGSDLVGWINYQSLWQDISRSEPDLLS, translated from the coding sequence ATGTCGACGCAGAACCTCGCCCCGATACCCCACGACCAGCTCAAGTTCGCGATGCCGCCCGTGCACGAGAGTTACGCCGACGAGCGCAGGTACCGCAAGGAGCGGCTGGCCGGCGCCCTGCGCATCTTCGGGCGGCTGGGGTACGAGGAGGGGGTCTCCGGGCACATCACCGCCCGCGACCCGGAGTACGACGACTGCTACTGGGTCAATCCGTTCGGCGTGCCCTTCAAGCACGTCACGGTCGGCGACCTCGTCCTCGCCAATGGGGACGGGCAGGTCGTGGACGGCCGCTTCCACGTCAACCAGGCCGCCTTCACCACGCACGTCGCGGTGCACCGGGCCCGCCCCGAGGTGGTCGCGGTCGCGCACTGCCACTCCACGTACGGCCGCGCCGTGGCCGCGCTCGGCGAGCTGGTCGAGCCGATCACGCAGGAGGCCTGCGCGTTCTACGAGGACCACGCGCTGCTCGACGAGTACACGGGCGTCGGCGTGGACCCGGAGGAGAGCAAGCGGATCGCCGTCGCGCTCAGCTCGAACAAGGCGCTCGTGCTGCGCAACCACGGGCTGCTCACGGTGGGCGACTCGGTGGACGCGGCGGCCTGGTGGTTCATCGCTCTGGAGCGGGCCTGCCAGGTGCAGTTGGCGGCGCGCTCGGCGGGGCGACCGGTGCTGATCGACCGGCGGCAGGCGGTGGCGACCCGCGAGCAGACGGGCAGCGACCTGGTGGGCTGGATCAACTACCAGAGCCTGTGGCAGGACATCTCGCGCAGCGAGCCGGATCTGCTGTCGTAG
- a CDS encoding DUF4429 domain-containing protein yields the protein MAEIIQRDGTWAFDGTRVRITPGLHRSVALLRQTYGEIDVPLTAVAGVAYEPERKRGRLRLTLREAADPLLQATGGRLPETADPYRLTVDADRSGVAEYVAEEIRQALLLEQLPPGPAESYLVPGPAVPVSVRSSDGLVSFDGSRVRIDWSETSDRVKRSTGPRVIALDDLDEVEWVPNSGYEDGVLRFVPKGSPYTKLPPEKDSYALDLWGNARKDLLTALVAAAVTARLPHPSAPRGTPPLLPHRTDHDVLLRRLRELGELHRQNVLTDEEFATTKRAVLRDFR from the coding sequence ATGGCCGAGATCATCCAGCGGGACGGAACCTGGGCCTTCGACGGAACCAGGGTCCGCATCACCCCGGGTCTGCACCGGTCGGTCGCCCTGCTGCGGCAGACCTACGGCGAGATCGACGTGCCGCTCACCGCCGTGGCCGGTGTCGCCTACGAACCCGAGCGCAAGCGCGGCCGGCTGCGCCTCACCCTGCGCGAGGCCGCCGATCCGCTCCTCCAGGCCACCGGCGGCCGCCTCCCGGAGACCGCCGACCCGTACCGGCTCACGGTCGACGCGGACCGCTCCGGGGTCGCCGAATACGTCGCCGAGGAGATCCGCCAAGCCCTGTTGCTCGAACAACTCCCGCCGGGCCCCGCCGAGTCGTACCTCGTCCCGGGCCCCGCCGTGCCGGTCTCGGTGCGCTCCAGCGACGGCCTCGTCTCCTTCGACGGCAGCCGGGTCCGCATCGACTGGAGCGAGACCTCGGACCGGGTGAAGCGCTCCACGGGCCCGCGCGTCATCGCGCTCGACGACCTCGACGAGGTGGAGTGGGTCCCCAACTCCGGCTACGAGGACGGGGTGCTGCGCTTCGTCCCCAAGGGCTCGCCGTACACCAAGCTGCCGCCGGAGAAGGACTCGTACGCCCTCGACCTGTGGGGCAACGCCCGCAAGGACCTGCTGACCGCCCTCGTCGCCGCGGCGGTCACCGCCCGGCTCCCGCACCCCTCGGCGCCCCGCGGCACTCCCCCGCTGCTGCCGCACAGGACCGACCACGACGTACTGCTGCGGCGGCTGCGGGAGTTGGGCGAGCTGCACCGCCAGAACGTGCTCACGGACGAGGAGTTCGCGACGACGAAACGGGCGGTGCTGCGCGACTTCCGGTGA
- a CDS encoding chorismate mutase, which yields MTATTENTTADVISGARERIDALDDRIIGLVQERMAVSAVVQEARIASGGRRVHLSRENEVLGRYRDAIGKPGTSLAMTLLELCRGRA from the coding sequence ATGACCGCCACGACCGAGAACACCACCGCCGACGTCATCTCCGGCGCCCGCGAGCGCATCGACGCGCTCGACGACCGGATCATCGGCCTCGTCCAGGAACGCATGGCCGTCTCCGCCGTCGTCCAGGAGGCGCGGATCGCCTCGGGCGGGCGGCGGGTGCACCTGTCGCGCGAGAACGAGGTGCTCGGGCGCTACAGGGACGCGATCGGCAAGCCCGGCACCTCGCTCGCCATGACGCTGCTCGAACTGTGCCGGGGCCGGGCCTGA